In one window of Arthrobacter pascens DNA:
- a CDS encoding HAD family hydrolase, whose protein sequence is MRPSATVSPLKAVLWDMDGTIVDTEPYWIEAEHALVAAHGGSWSHEQAMQLVGQSLTFSAGILQQAGVQLTVRQIIDTLTAEVIRNVQRRVPWRPGARELLEGVHRAGVRSALVTMSEGPLAREIVASLPRPYFEFLVTGDTVTRGKPHPEAYLTAVELLRQADPGLTIDHCVALEDSAPGVAAAVASGVATVAIPHIVPLPEDPRHITWDSLEGRTVSELESITAHRQAGNTGAATVPISASRSLAVD, encoded by the coding sequence ATGCGACCGTCAGCCACCGTTTCCCCGCTCAAGGCCGTTCTGTGGGACATGGACGGCACGATCGTGGATACAGAGCCGTATTGGATCGAGGCTGAACACGCGCTCGTGGCGGCCCATGGCGGCTCATGGTCCCACGAGCAGGCCATGCAGCTCGTCGGACAGTCGCTGACATTTTCCGCCGGGATCCTTCAGCAGGCCGGCGTGCAGCTCACAGTCCGGCAGATCATCGACACCCTGACCGCGGAAGTCATCAGGAACGTGCAACGCAGGGTCCCCTGGCGGCCTGGTGCGCGCGAACTGTTGGAAGGCGTCCACCGGGCCGGTGTCCGCTCCGCCCTCGTCACCATGTCCGAAGGCCCGCTGGCACGTGAAATAGTCGCGAGCCTTCCCCGCCCCTACTTCGAGTTCCTGGTCACCGGGGACACCGTAACCCGGGGAAAGCCGCATCCAGAGGCGTATCTCACGGCCGTTGAGCTGTTGCGGCAGGCCGATCCCGGGCTCACTATCGATCATTGCGTGGCGCTGGAGGATTCAGCCCCGGGCGTGGCCGCTGCGGTTGCCTCCGGGGTTGCAACAGTCGCCATCCCGCATATTGTCCCGCTGCCCGAAGACCCCAGGCACATCACATGGGATTCGCTCGAGGGCCGGACCGTGTCCGAGCTGGAATCTATAACCGCCCACCGCCAGGCAGGAAATACCGGCGCCGCAACAGTGCCCATATCTGCTTCGAGGAGCCTGGCAGTTGACTGA
- a CDS encoding PAC2 family protein: MNSFDGDTTEPGAEPEPDRFLLPVADGERVTVMLAAFEGWNDAGEAASDSLRYLNKLWGGKKVASIDADEYYDFQFTRPTVRRNAAGERKIKWPSTRIYKASAPNSNVDVIFVQGTEPSYKWRAYTAELLVHAEALKVDYVVLVGALLADVPHSRPIPVSTSSDDAPLRERLNLEASQYEGPVGIVGVLSEVSLLAGIPTVSLWAAVPHYVAQAPSPKAQLALLHRIEELLQVPLDTHELAEESDAWERGVDELATEDPEIAAYVRQLEEAKDTADLPEASGESIAREFERYLKRRGQDRP; this comes from the coding sequence ATGAATAGCTTCGACGGAGACACCACGGAACCGGGTGCCGAGCCCGAGCCGGACCGATTCCTGCTCCCAGTGGCTGACGGGGAACGCGTCACTGTGATGTTGGCCGCCTTTGAGGGATGGAACGACGCCGGGGAGGCGGCAAGCGACTCGCTCCGCTATCTCAACAAGCTCTGGGGCGGCAAGAAGGTCGCGTCCATAGATGCGGACGAGTACTACGACTTCCAGTTCACGCGCCCCACTGTTCGCCGGAACGCGGCCGGTGAACGCAAGATCAAATGGCCGTCCACCCGGATCTACAAGGCCAGTGCCCCGAATTCCAACGTCGATGTCATTTTTGTCCAGGGCACCGAGCCTTCCTACAAATGGCGTGCCTACACGGCGGAACTGCTGGTCCATGCGGAAGCATTGAAGGTGGACTATGTGGTGCTGGTCGGAGCGCTGCTGGCCGATGTTCCCCATAGCAGGCCCATCCCGGTCAGCACTTCGTCAGATGACGCCCCGCTCCGTGAACGCCTGAACCTGGAAGCCTCCCAGTACGAAGGACCTGTCGGCATTGTGGGAGTCCTGTCCGAGGTGTCGCTGCTGGCCGGCATACCCACCGTGTCCCTGTGGGCAGCTGTTCCGCACTATGTGGCCCAGGCTCCGTCCCCCAAGGCGCAGCTGGCACTGTTGCACCGGATCGAGGAACTCCTGCAGGTGCCTTTGGACACGCATGAGCTGGCGGAGGAGTCCGACGCGTGGGAGCGCGGCGTGGACGAGTTGGCCACCGAGGACCCGGAGATCGCAGCCTACGTGCGCCAGCTGGAAGAGGCCAAGGATACCGCTGACCTTCCCGAGGCCAGCGGCGAATCCATCGCCCGCGAGTTTGAGAGGTACCTCAAGCGCCGTGGCCAGGACAGGCCCTGA
- a CDS encoding undecaprenyl-diphosphate phosphatase → MNWFEAALLGLVQGLTEFLPISSSAHLRIVGEFLPNAADPGAAFTAIIQLGTETAVLVYFWRDIVRIVKAWVGSLAGKVSRQDPDVRMGWLVILGSLPIIVLGLLFQDQIESVLRSLWIVATTLIVFGLVLAVADAIGKQERDLTCLTYKHGILYGFAQAMALIPGVSRSGGTITAGLLMGYTREAAARYSFLLAIPAVFGSGLYQLYKVLSKEGITGPYGLPETALAAVIAFVVGYVIIGWFLKFISTRSYRLFVWYRIFLGLALYLLLGFNVINA, encoded by the coding sequence GTGAACTGGTTTGAGGCGGCCCTGCTGGGCCTAGTGCAGGGACTGACCGAATTTCTCCCGATTTCATCAAGTGCACATCTGCGGATCGTAGGTGAATTCCTGCCCAATGCGGCCGATCCGGGTGCCGCCTTCACGGCCATTATCCAGTTGGGTACCGAAACGGCCGTGCTCGTCTACTTCTGGCGAGACATCGTCAGGATTGTGAAGGCCTGGGTCGGTTCGCTGGCAGGCAAGGTCTCCCGGCAGGATCCGGACGTGCGTATGGGGTGGCTCGTGATTCTGGGCAGCCTGCCGATCATCGTGCTGGGTCTCCTGTTCCAGGACCAGATCGAATCCGTTCTTCGGAGCCTCTGGATCGTCGCCACGACCCTTATTGTCTTTGGCCTCGTGCTGGCCGTGGCAGACGCCATCGGCAAACAGGAACGGGACCTGACCTGCCTGACCTACAAGCACGGCATTTTGTACGGCTTCGCCCAGGCCATGGCACTGATTCCAGGAGTCTCACGGTCCGGTGGCACCATCACCGCCGGCCTGCTGATGGGCTATACCCGGGAGGCAGCCGCCCGGTATTCCTTCCTGCTGGCCATTCCCGCAGTGTTCGGTAGCGGGCTTTACCAGCTGTATAAAGTGCTCTCCAAAGAAGGCATCACCGGTCCCTATGGACTGCCCGAAACGGCACTGGCGGCCGTCATTGCGTTCGTCGTTGGTTACGTCATCATCGGATGGTTCCTCAAGTTCATCTCCACGCGCAGCTACCGCCTCTTCGTCTGGTATCGGATCTTCCTGGGGCTGGCGCTGTACCTCCTGCTCGGTTTCAATGTCATCAACGCCTAG
- a CDS encoding aldo/keto reductase, whose translation MQQRYVGNSGLRVSALTLGTMSWAGETDEQDASELLRTFVNAGGKHIDTAASYADGRSEAMIGSMLGDIVSRTEVTISSKAGLTTSDGRRTVDTSRSAMLSGLDASLARLGTDYVDVWFAQAWDGNVPLDETLSALEFALRSGRARYAGVSNFNGWQTAKAAAVAGFPLVAAQAEYSLLQRKPEAELIPAVEDAGLGLMAWGPLGRGVLTGKYRGNIPGDSRAAHAVLAPYVEPYLSQRPSRVVEAVTMAGKGLGRTPLDVALSWLLSQHGVATAIVGARTPVQLKEILDSQLSPLPPEIARALEDVSQPA comes from the coding sequence ATGCAGCAGCGTTACGTCGGCAACAGTGGATTGCGAGTCTCGGCCCTCACCCTGGGCACCATGTCCTGGGCCGGCGAAACAGATGAACAGGACGCCTCTGAACTGCTGCGCACCTTCGTGAATGCAGGGGGCAAGCACATCGACACCGCGGCGTCATACGCCGACGGGCGGTCGGAGGCGATGATCGGATCCATGCTTGGGGACATCGTCTCCCGCACGGAGGTCACCATTTCCAGCAAGGCAGGACTGACGACGTCGGACGGCCGGCGGACGGTGGACACCTCGCGCAGTGCGATGCTCTCCGGGCTGGACGCCAGCCTTGCCAGACTTGGCACGGACTATGTGGACGTCTGGTTTGCGCAGGCTTGGGACGGCAATGTCCCGCTGGATGAAACCTTGTCCGCCCTGGAATTCGCCCTGCGGAGCGGGCGGGCCCGGTATGCAGGTGTCTCAAACTTTAACGGCTGGCAGACAGCCAAGGCGGCGGCAGTGGCAGGCTTTCCGCTGGTGGCTGCCCAGGCTGAGTATTCCCTCCTTCAGCGCAAGCCGGAAGCTGAACTCATTCCGGCCGTCGAGGACGCGGGTCTCGGCCTGATGGCGTGGGGTCCGCTGGGCCGTGGTGTCCTCACAGGCAAGTACCGCGGCAACATCCCTGGGGATTCCCGCGCGGCCCATGCCGTCCTTGCCCCGTACGTGGAGCCCTATCTGTCGCAGCGGCCGTCGCGGGTTGTCGAGGCTGTCACGATGGCGGGCAAGGGTCTGGGACGCACACCACTTGACGTGGCGCTGAGCTGGCTGCTGTCGCAGCATGGAGTGGCCACGGCCATTGTGGGTGCGCGGACACCGGTTCAACTCAAGGAAATCCTGGACTCCCAGCTGAGCCCTTTGCCTCCGGAAATTGCCCGTGCGCTGGAGGACGTCTCCCAACCGGCCTGA
- a CDS encoding DUF5703 family protein: MKEHFLTSSVQRERDYLRQYEYLVLTVSPDDSLPEARRRLVEHSEYGKWELERSKLYLGGGRRFWLRRRVMQVQRTV, from the coding sequence ATGAAGGAACATTTTCTCACCAGCTCGGTCCAGCGGGAACGGGACTACTTGAGGCAGTACGAGTACCTCGTACTGACGGTCAGCCCTGACGATTCACTGCCTGAGGCCAGGCGCCGACTCGTGGAACATTCCGAATATGGCAAGTGGGAACTGGAGCGCAGCAAGCTCTATTTGGGTGGCGGCAGGCGCTTCTGGCTCCGCCGCAGGGTAATGCAGGTCCAGCGGACCGTCTGA
- a CDS encoding acyl-CoA dehydrogenase family protein — MTPEEVLPENLLAGIRSRAAGYDRDNAFFQEDLEELTEAGYLRLFVPESDGGIGLGLEAAAQCQRRLATAAPATALAVNMHLVWTGVADVLSARGDHSLDFVLEEAARGEVFAFGNSEAGNDSVLFDSRTDATPSADGGYSFSGTKIFTSLSPAWTRLGIFGKDPQAHEGEGELVHGFITRETPGYTILDDWNALGMRASRSNTTVLEGARVPANRIFRKLPVGPNADPLIFAIFACFETLLAAVYTGIGERALHLGVDAVKRRTSFKNAGRSYAQDPDIRWKVAEAAMAMDNLYPQLAAVTRDVDALVDHGPQWFPKLVGLKVNATETARRVVDLAIRVSGGSSYFQGSELERLYRDVLAGMFHPSDDESAHNTVANAWLGPLEG, encoded by the coding sequence GTGACGCCCGAAGAGGTCCTGCCCGAGAACCTGCTGGCCGGTATCCGGAGCCGCGCGGCCGGCTACGACCGTGACAACGCGTTTTTCCAGGAGGACCTGGAGGAACTTACCGAGGCGGGCTATCTGAGGCTCTTTGTGCCGGAGTCCGACGGCGGCATAGGACTTGGGCTTGAGGCGGCCGCACAGTGCCAGCGCAGGCTCGCAACGGCAGCCCCTGCAACCGCGCTGGCCGTCAACATGCACCTCGTCTGGACCGGCGTCGCGGATGTCCTGTCCGCGAGGGGCGATCACTCCTTGGACTTCGTCCTGGAGGAGGCAGCTCGGGGCGAGGTCTTTGCCTTTGGTAATTCCGAAGCCGGGAACGACTCCGTGCTTTTCGATTCGCGGACCGATGCCACCCCGTCGGCCGACGGCGGATACAGCTTCAGCGGGACAAAAATCTTCACGAGCCTTTCCCCTGCCTGGACACGGCTTGGCATTTTCGGCAAGGACCCGCAGGCACATGAGGGAGAGGGGGAACTGGTTCACGGATTCATCACGCGGGAAACACCCGGCTACACGATCCTGGACGATTGGAACGCGTTGGGCATGCGTGCCAGCCGGTCCAATACCACCGTGCTGGAAGGTGCCCGCGTCCCCGCGAACCGGATCTTCCGCAAACTGCCCGTCGGACCGAATGCAGATCCGCTGATCTTCGCTATCTTCGCCTGCTTTGAGACCCTCCTCGCCGCCGTCTACACGGGAATCGGGGAGCGGGCACTGCATCTGGGTGTGGACGCGGTGAAGCGCCGCACCTCGTTCAAGAACGCCGGCCGAAGCTACGCGCAGGATCCTGACATCCGCTGGAAGGTGGCCGAGGCGGCTATGGCCATGGACAATCTCTACCCCCAGCTGGCTGCGGTGACCCGGGATGTCGACGCACTGGTGGATCATGGTCCGCAGTGGTTCCCCAAACTCGTTGGCCTGAAGGTCAATGCCACGGAAACAGCACGACGGGTCGTTGACCTCGCCATCAGGGTCAGCGGTGGCTCAAGCTACTTCCAGGGCTCAGAACTCGAGCGGCTGTACCGTGATGTGCTGGCGGGGATGTTCCACCCGTCGGATGATGAATCAGCGCACAACACTGTGGCCAACGCGTGGCTTGGACCATTGGAGGGCTAA
- a CDS encoding M20/M25/M40 family metallo-hydrolase produces MSDVRPEDEVVRICQELIRIDTSNYGDGSGPGERAAAEYTAGLIEEVGLKAEIFESAPGRASVVTRMAGEDPSASALVLHGHLDVVPALRDQWSVDPFGAELKDGLIWGRGAVDMKDMDAMILSVMRSFARTGRKPKRDIVFAFFADEEAGGEYGARYAVDKRPELFEGATEAISEVGGFSATIGGQRTYLLQTAEKGISWLRLVAHGRAGHGSQISTDNAITRLAAAVTRIGEYKWPIELTPTTRQFLDGVTELTGVEFDPDNPDVLLSQLGTVARFVGATLQNTTNPTLLKGGYKHNVIPESAEALVDCRTLPGQQEHVLEIVRELAGSGVDVSYVHQDVSLEVPFAGNLVDSMIDALHKEDPGAQVLPYTLSGGTDNKSLSRLGITGYGFAPLQLPDDLDFTGMFHGVDERVPADSLKFGARVLDTLLTNY; encoded by the coding sequence ATGTCTGACGTCCGCCCCGAGGATGAAGTTGTCCGCATTTGCCAGGAGCTCATCCGGATCGACACATCAAATTATGGCGACGGCTCGGGGCCGGGGGAGCGGGCCGCCGCCGAATACACGGCAGGACTCATTGAGGAAGTCGGACTCAAGGCCGAGATCTTCGAATCCGCGCCGGGCCGGGCGAGCGTGGTCACCCGGATGGCCGGCGAAGACCCGTCCGCCAGCGCACTGGTGCTGCACGGTCACCTCGACGTGGTTCCCGCCTTGCGCGACCAGTGGTCAGTGGACCCTTTCGGTGCCGAACTGAAGGACGGCCTGATCTGGGGCCGGGGCGCCGTCGACATGAAGGACATGGACGCCATGATCCTCTCGGTCATGCGGAGTTTCGCACGGACGGGGCGGAAGCCCAAACGGGACATCGTCTTCGCCTTCTTTGCCGACGAGGAAGCAGGCGGCGAGTACGGGGCTCGCTACGCCGTGGACAAGCGACCGGAACTCTTCGAAGGGGCAACTGAAGCCATCTCGGAGGTAGGCGGCTTCTCAGCAACCATCGGAGGCCAGCGCACGTACCTCCTGCAGACCGCCGAGAAGGGTATTTCCTGGCTCCGCCTGGTAGCCCACGGACGGGCCGGACACGGCTCCCAGATCAGCACAGACAACGCCATCACGCGGCTGGCCGCAGCGGTTACGCGGATCGGTGAATACAAATGGCCCATTGAACTGACCCCCACAACACGCCAGTTCCTGGACGGAGTGACCGAACTCACCGGCGTCGAGTTCGATCCCGACAATCCGGACGTGCTTCTGAGTCAGCTCGGGACAGTGGCACGCTTTGTCGGCGCAACACTGCAGAACACCACCAACCCAACCCTGCTGAAGGGCGGTTACAAGCACAATGTCATCCCGGAGTCCGCCGAAGCCCTGGTGGATTGCCGGACGCTGCCAGGCCAGCAGGAGCACGTCCTGGAGATCGTGCGCGAACTTGCCGGCTCCGGCGTCGATGTCAGCTACGTGCACCAGGACGTGTCGCTGGAAGTTCCGTTCGCGGGAAACCTGGTGGACTCCATGATTGATGCGTTGCACAAGGAGGACCCGGGCGCCCAGGTGCTCCCGTACACGCTTTCAGGCGGCACCGACAACAAATCCCTGAGCAGGCTCGGCATAACCGGGTACGGATTCGCTCCGCTCCAACTGCCGGACGATCTCGACTTCACCGGCATGTTCCACGGCGTGGATGAACGGGTCCCCGCTGATTCGCTCAAATTCGGCGCCCGGGTGCTGGACACCCTGCTCACCAACTACTGA
- a CDS encoding DUF6507 family protein — MSGSWNIDVSSTVSTIRATAAQAESVEPAVAGMEQALLLAASSIPGGVVVAALNDVVTNRLGPNAREAVARTGSIVTSTVQALSFYVHGDLEMASSAQRSAARAGEPSSLHGAGHRPLPL; from the coding sequence ATGAGTGGCAGTTGGAACATCGACGTGTCCTCCACAGTCTCCACCATCAGGGCGACGGCAGCTCAGGCGGAGAGCGTGGAACCTGCCGTTGCCGGGATGGAACAGGCCCTGTTGCTCGCTGCCTCATCCATTCCTGGGGGAGTCGTTGTAGCAGCTCTGAACGACGTCGTTACCAACCGCTTGGGGCCGAACGCCAGGGAAGCTGTGGCGAGAACTGGAAGCATCGTTACTTCGACAGTGCAGGCCTTGAGCTTTTACGTCCATGGAGACCTTGAGATGGCCTCAAGCGCCCAGCGAAGCGCGGCTCGGGCAGGGGAGCCATCGTCACTTCACGGGGCAGGACACCGGCCATTGCCGCTATAG
- a CDS encoding pore-forming ESAT-6 family protein, producing MSANRIAFDTNVSAQVQGDIQALAAQLESLIGQRQADVSQAMADFRADSVDSEYQAVEARWNAAANETKAIVALVKSTLGLNDETASTAISSARNAVQGIG from the coding sequence ATGAGTGCTAACAGAATTGCTTTCGATACCAATGTCTCCGCCCAGGTCCAGGGCGACATCCAGGCACTTGCAGCGCAGCTGGAGTCCCTGATCGGCCAGCGCCAGGCCGATGTCAGCCAGGCAATGGCTGACTTCCGGGCCGACAGCGTTGACTCCGAGTACCAGGCAGTCGAAGCACGCTGGAACGCTGCAGCCAATGAAACAAAGGCCATCGTTGCGCTCGTCAAGAGCACCCTGGGACTCAACGACGAGACGGCCTCAACGGCCATCAGCTCGGCCCGGAACGCAGTTCAGGGCATCGGCTAG
- a CDS encoding EsaB/YukD family protein: MTNALTRITVIADHRHVDLRVPSDEPVASLLPQLRELIFDGAEDRATPSTATVLTTAVGVVVEASQTLRDSAVPDGARLYLRDQSAIPASPEVYDVASFAAESTERSPALWAGHVRTAGLVAVAGLLLAGSGSAAVLQQRDGTVFGVLLVAALLLAGSLVSRFRSVPAGVSVLTAGWIVGFPVALTAQGLPSGPLLVITGVLALAAAGFGTRQHVPFIAAAGLLGALGTVWVAAQQAAGDTALAAAVAGIVSVLTLGVAPRLATIVAGLNGLDDDQRQGVRPNRQRTIDAFHGAHRSLTGWSLVSAFAASFSAVVLSLAWDRAVWSLLLAAALLGSVVFRGLSLPLFWQRAGVYGLAAAGLVGITAVVSIQLHQPAYLLVAAAVGVAVLVAAQGSVREQSGARLRLMAARTESACVLATIPLALGLTGAYEQLGHTFG; this comes from the coding sequence ATGACCAACGCCCTGACCCGGATCACAGTTATCGCCGACCACAGACACGTAGACCTACGTGTGCCCTCCGATGAGCCTGTGGCGTCTCTGCTTCCCCAGCTTCGCGAGCTCATTTTCGACGGCGCCGAAGACCGCGCGACTCCGTCAACAGCTACCGTTCTGACGACGGCTGTTGGCGTGGTCGTTGAAGCGTCCCAGACGTTGAGGGATTCCGCCGTCCCCGATGGCGCGCGCCTGTACCTCCGGGATCAGAGTGCCATCCCGGCGTCGCCCGAGGTGTACGACGTGGCATCTTTCGCAGCTGAATCGACGGAACGCTCCCCTGCACTGTGGGCTGGTCATGTCCGCACTGCCGGCCTGGTCGCCGTCGCGGGTTTGCTGCTTGCCGGCAGCGGTAGTGCAGCCGTGCTGCAGCAGCGGGACGGGACCGTGTTTGGGGTTTTGCTGGTTGCCGCCCTGCTGTTGGCAGGATCATTGGTCAGCCGCTTCCGGTCCGTACCGGCAGGTGTTTCGGTCCTGACCGCCGGCTGGATCGTGGGATTCCCCGTAGCGCTTACAGCCCAGGGCCTCCCCTCCGGGCCGCTGTTGGTGATAACCGGCGTCCTGGCCCTTGCCGCGGCGGGTTTCGGCACCCGTCAGCATGTCCCGTTTATCGCTGCCGCCGGGTTGCTCGGGGCCCTCGGGACAGTTTGGGTGGCTGCACAGCAAGCCGCCGGTGATACAGCGCTTGCTGCCGCAGTCGCGGGGATAGTTTCTGTTCTCACTCTCGGAGTTGCGCCCAGGCTCGCCACCATTGTGGCCGGACTGAACGGGCTCGACGACGACCAGCGCCAGGGGGTGCGCCCCAACCGGCAGCGGACCATCGACGCTTTTCACGGGGCGCACCGGTCGCTCACCGGCTGGTCCTTGGTGTCGGCATTTGCAGCTTCCTTTTCTGCCGTGGTTCTGAGCCTGGCATGGGACCGCGCTGTGTGGTCCTTGTTGCTGGCTGCCGCGCTGTTGGGCTCGGTCGTTTTTCGGGGGCTGTCGTTGCCGTTGTTCTGGCAGCGGGCCGGTGTGTATGGGCTTGCCGCCGCGGGCCTGGTGGGAATTACCGCCGTCGTTTCGATTCAGCTGCACCAGCCCGCCTACCTCTTGGTAGCCGCCGCGGTCGGCGTGGCGGTACTCGTGGCGGCTCAAGGGTCGGTCCGCGAGCAATCGGGAGCCAGGCTGCGGCTCATGGCGGCGCGCACAGAGTCAGCGTGTGTCCTGGCCACCATTCCCCTGGCACTTGGTCTAACAGGAGCATACGAACAACTAGGACACACCTTTGGCTGA